tttggtgatgttctctggtcctttctagtctttgttgcttttggtctcttttccaCCCACCCTAGAAGAgtcctcttaaaatttcttactggcctggtttagtggtcatgaactcctttatattttgcctgtctgggaaactctttatctctccttctatcctgaatgacacccttgctgaagaaagaattcatacaaattggactccaataaaaagaaatttaaaaacataaaataaatttttgctattatgattgaggaaaatggcatttaggaggaaaaccagaagctgaaagagaggaggacagatcttcaccatctgtagccttcacagggacctggtgtcctttcctaggatgGGTTCCCCctccataggatgcttcctgcccctctgtgctccttgttggaacccagcagacacatctctgtgcctccagtacctctgcagtcgtggtttatagcgtcttccatgtatcctattggggaccacagcatcgtgtatgtaaccatccagctgctgtttgacaacattggggggattccgacttttgttggtttaggggtgtgtgtctatcacatgcagctatcacgtgcagctatctgatcctctggctgggtcacccaaacgacgaaatggttggcacaacatcatttctggtgctggcgctgggcggctagctgggctctcctggccgacccggggctcgctcatgcagtgactttctgctgcagggtcagctgagctggaatgtctggctcggccacattcccatgtccagcagtgggtcccACCGAgtgccggctgcttctcttctccccaatgcctctccagcagggggccagacctcggggccaccctggggggagcttctgaggagccggctgcccatggcggggagccctcgggctgcctgtgtgtgggagtcagggtggggacggggctggggttccttggtcccctgtgctgcctggctttcaggccgagccccgtGCTCACCCaacccctactcactagggtgaggagggtgccctccacatgctggtgtgagagatccagcaccacaatgtgtgcaggctgagtccacctggtgagggtggcccaggtgcatgagctgcaagtgtgagacccaggaaatttaacaaaactcccctacccctggacaagaagagcaggactgattccattttgtgctacacccaccccCTCCCGTATGAcacccacatgacctgcttattgcttaaggtgctgccccaccctagtcaagctgctgggcacaccctaatcggaaatcggctcataacaatgtaaccctgctttgtgccccacaaaactgcgcgcaattctgaccaaagtaataggccagctcaaatggatactatagggtaaggtgtaattcaatcggccacctgcgtgtggaccgacatgactgcagctttctgtgtatcccatgggccactgacccctataaagctgctacgcctcttagtctcagggtccaagtccctgctccgctgtgtcaggtgcacttggacccaagcccgagcttgtaaataatccctcgtgtgtttgcattggtgtcggctcctcggtggtttctcagatttgcaatcttgggcgcAACACAAGGGcttgctgtcctgacatcccttctgttaagttttttttagtaactagacggaaatgagaccgccaaggcaagcgagggtccaagaacagattttattgcaggcaccctcgggcgaggttccacgactcacgggggaaagagagtgagtcgaggaagtcgcgccaagacaaggtggtagggggtttacataacgttgtaaggcagaacggtttcctattggttggctcatatgcaaaggaaggattgcaatccaaccagtcagagtgaccctcactatgcaaaggaaggattgcaattcgaccagtcaaaggtgacttcctcctctggggtttgaagggcattgggttcggttgaggaagtccaaaggagaggtgtaagggtctgctcaagctgtcatcccaagtggaggtggtgacaggaacttcagccattttggcgtatccgccatcttgaggagtttcccttcccgcctggccccaacattccgaccttttgttttatataatggtGTCGGGGCGTCGACTCTGCTCTGGCTACTTCCTGCTGACGGTGGGGCGTCGTTGTAGGGGTAGTCGGATGTGGGCAGGCGAGAGTATGGGTGAAGTAAAAGTTGGTTGACGGATACCCGGGTGAGTTCTTGCAGGCGTTCCAGTCTTGGGGTACCGGCTGCAAGGGGATCGGCTGGTTTGAGAAAGTTCAGACATCCAAAAGGTTCCTTCGGCATGTCTTGAAGTACAGGTGATGGGTGTCTTCCCTGAGTAACAAGTTCTGGGCATGTGGGTATAAGATGAAAAGTAGCGCGAGGTACCGCTGCCTTTCATGCAATCACATTCTACCGCTTGGATCGGGGGGCTCAGGAGAAGTATGAGAAGGAGCCCTAGCCAGGCGGAGTTTGGTGGGTCCCACCATCTGGGAGGTTCATTCGATACCTGTGGGTGCCCGTTTAAGGTTGTTGATGTGCACCCATGCGGTATGTCCCAGAAATTTTGCCGCGGTTGGGGTGGTGAGGATGACCATGTGAGGTCCGGTCCATcgggtctgcagggagcctggctgcagATTTCTGAGAAGGACCTGGTCCCCTGGGGATAAGTCTCGTGGAGAGGCTTCCTTGGAGGCACTGTCGGTCGGGGCCGGAATGACAGCATCGGCATGGGCTCTCAAGAGGGCCCGGAGGAGGGTAAGGTAAGGCAGATAGGATAAAAGAGGTGGAGGAATGGCCGGGAGGTTGTGGTTGATAAGGAAGGGCCGACCATACAGTAACTCAAAGGGACTCAAACCTGATGGTCCTCAGGGGGACGCCCGGAGTCTGGTGAGAGCTATAGGTAACAGTGTGGGCCACGACAGGTGAGTCTCCAGGGTAAGTTTAGTGAGTTGAGCCTTAAGTAGCCCGTTGGCCCTTTCCACCTTACCCGAAGACTGAGGGTGGTAGGGGATGTGCAGCTTCCAGGTAATGTTGAGGCTCTCGGCCACCTGTTGGGTCACACTGGAGATAAATGCCGGCCCGTTGTCTGACTGTAGGGTCCGGGGTAACCCAAACCTCGGGATGATGTGCTCGATGAGGATTGtggccaccacatctgcagtctcTCTGGCTGTGGGGTATGCCTCAATCCATCCTGTAAAAGTATCAACCAAAGTCAGTAGATAACGAAAGGCTTTATGGCGGGGCATGTGAGTGAAGTCCAGCTGCCAGTCTTCACCGGGCTGATGGCCTCGGAGCTGATGGTTAGGCCCCGGCCTGCGGATTCCTCCCTGTGCATTTACGGCCGAGCAGGTTTTACAAGCCCTATGGACAGCCTCAATCACCTTAGGTAGGGATGGATAGTAAAACAGGGGCTGGAGAAACTGGTTCAGTGCCCTTGGGCCAATATGGAGAGATTGGTGGATATCAGTAATTAGGGTATGGGCCAGGTTTTCTGGGAGGGCAATCTTCCCTTGGATGTAAATCCATCCTTTactttctgcctttcctcccagggcctggagggcttGAGTTTCCTTTATAGAGTAGAAAGGTCGATGAGGGGTATTaaggaagaggatgggagatattGGGTTACTTAAGGCCGTTTCCCTGGCCACTGAGTCGGCCTTATTATTTCCTATGGAGACCATGTCTTTAGAAGTCTGATGGCCCCTACAGTGAACGATTGCAACCTCAGTGGGCAGACTAAGGGCCTCAAGCAATTTGGCAATGAGAGGTCCATTTACTATAGGCGTCCCCTTGGTGGTTAAAAATCCCCGCTCCTGCCAGAGGACGGAATGAGTATGAACGATGAGATAGGCATATTTTGAGTCGGTGTAGATGGTGACTCGTTGTCCCTTAGATAGATGTAGAGCCCTGGTGAGAGCTATAAGTTCAGCCCTTTGGGAAGTAGTCCCATTTGGGAGGGGGACTGTCTCCACTACCGTCTCTGGGGTGACTACAGCATAGGCGGCGTGTCTCCGACCATCCGCAGCCAGGAAGGAGCTGCCATCTACAAAGAGTATACGGTCAGGGTTGGATAATGGCTGATCAGAGAGTCCAGGATGGGGAGGGGTGAGATCCTCTATGAGCTGCGGGCA
This portion of the Canis aureus isolate CA01 chromosome 14, VMU_Caureus_v.1.0, whole genome shotgun sequence genome encodes:
- the LOC144283050 gene encoding protein NYNRIN-like, producing the protein MLQVADGSSFLAADGRRHAAYAVVTPETVVETVPLPNGTTSQRAELIALTRALHLSKGQRVTIYTDSKYAYLIVHTHSVLWQERGFLTTKGTPIVNGPLIAKLLEALSLPTEVAIVHCRGHQTSKDMVSIGNNKADSVARETALSNPISPILFLNTPHRPFYSIKETQALQALGGKAESKGWIYIQGKIALPENLAHTLITDIHQSLHIGPRALNQFLQPLFYYPSLPKVIEAVHRACKTCSAVNAQGGIRRPGPNHQLRGHQPGEDWQLDFTHMPRHKAFRYLLTLVDTFTGWIEAYPTARETADVVATILIEHIIPRFGLPRTLQSDNGPAFISSVTQQVAESLNITWKLHIPYHPQSSGKVERANGLLKAQLTKLTLETHLSWPTLLPIALTRLRASP